From the genome of Spirochaetales bacterium:
TTCTTTTCGTTGTCATGGTTGCATATTCATTCCCGCTTCCGTGTTTCGGGATCGGTGAATCCGAACCCCGGATACCCGTTCCCGAAAATGCCGTGATCGCCGGTGAAGTAGGCTGGCGGGAGATCGTCTCGACGGAGTCCGGTGTCAGGCTTTTGACCCTCCTCACGGCGGGAGAAACGGGCGGCGGAGAGCGGGATCTGCTGGACGGCCTGTTACGGAAGTTATGGGGACTGGAAAGCCGTCATATCGAACGGATCACCTGGTTCGTTCTGTCCGTCAGTCCCGATGGGGAGTTCTCCGAAGGTGGCGCCGTCATTACCTTCCGCGACAAACGCCCGGACGATATCCTTGATACGCTCAAGCCGAGGCTTTCGCTTCAAAAGCGGCCGGATTTTTACACGGGTAATTATATCGGTATTCCGGTCTGTATCGCGCTTTCAGGGGAAGCGATTATCGCCACCACGAGCGAAGAAACGATGGCGATGATGAATGAGGTTTTAGCCGGCCGCAATACCATCGCCGAAAACAAGCCGTTCCTTCAATTAATGAAACGCAGCAGGACGTCGTCCGTCTACGGTATCGCACGCATGAAAGGGGGCCTCGCCGGGCTGGTTCCATACCCGTTCAACGGGGCGTCCCACTTCATTCTCACCATGGATACCGGTGAAACAATCACGCTCAGATTGACGGGAAAGGCATTGTGTTCGGACGACGCGCGGAAAATGGCCGGCATGATCGGCGGGTATGTCCAGCTTTTGACCGCGTTCGTGGCAGCAAAGGACAGGCAGGCGGGGAAGATCGCGGGCGAACTGCTTGGCAGAATAAAAACCGAAGCCAGGGGTTCGGATGTCGTCGCAGAGGCGGTCTATTCCGCGAGTGATATCGAGAAGGCCGCGGGTCTGGCCGTTCTTTTTTCTCAAAGCCCTCACCGGTAAAAAACAATTGCACGAACCTCACCGGATGGGTTACAATACCGGTAAGTGATGAATATCGGACTACATACTATCCTTCCGTCGCCGCTCGCAGAGCGTCCCGGAAAATCGGAACTCTGGGGTAAACCGATTACCCTGACCCCGGGCGGTATCGTCCTCTTTCATGCCCCGTCGGCCGGGGGGAAGACGACCCTCATTTCCATGATATACGGACTGCGCGGCGATTATGAGGGGGATATCACGCTGGGAGAAAAGAATATTTCCTCGCTTTCGGCCCCCGAATGGGCGGCGCTTCGTCAACGGCACCTTTCGATCGTTTTCCAGGATATGCGACTCTTTCCCGGGTTGACCGGTATGGAGAATATCCTCGTCAAGGCCCGTCTCACCGGTACGATCGATGATTCCGGAATACGGGACATGGCCGGACGGCTCGATGTGGGGGGCGTGCTCGACAGGGCCGCCGGCACCCTCTCGAGGGGCGAATGCCAGCGGATCGCGATTCTCCGGGCGCTGGTGCAGCCGTTCGACTGGCTGCTTCTCGACGAACCTTTCAGCCATCTCGATAGAGGTAACGCCCGACGCGCCGCCGGACTCATCAAAGAGGAATGCGGGAAGAGATCCGCCGGGCTTATCATGGCTGACCTCGACGATGATGAGGGTTGGTTCCCCTATGACATGAAGGTGAGGATCTGAAATGAAGGCGATTATAGACCGTGTGGTCTGGAAAGGGAAAAGCACGTGGGAACTCTCACTCGGCGGCATCGGGTTTCTCCTGGGTCTTTTTCTTTTTCTTTTCTGTGTGCAGGTTTATTTCGATATCGATACGGTGACGAACAGGCGGCTCGGCCTGGAGAAACAGCTCGATTATGTGATTATCAGCAAGCAGGTCGATCTGGCCGGGCTTTCGGCGAGCGGGGAGGTGGGATTCGACAACGGGGAGATCGCCGGGCTCGAGGATCAGGATTTCACCGTGTCCGTCGGGGAGATCGGAACAAACAGGTTCGCTGCACGGGCCGAACTTTCCGTTTTCGGCAGGGGCTTTGTCACCGAACTCTTTTTCGAGGCCGTCCCCGATGATTTTCTCGATATCGTGCCGGATGAGTGGGACTGGGAGGAGGGCGATCCCTTTGTCCCCGTCATGATATCACGTGATTTTCTCGCGCTGTACAACTTCGGGTATTCACAGGCGAGGGGGTTTCCGCTCGT
Proteins encoded in this window:
- a CDS encoding ATP-binding cassette domain-containing protein, encoding MNIGLHTILPSPLAERPGKSELWGKPITLTPGGIVLFHAPSAGGKTTLISMIYGLRGDYEGDITLGEKNISSLSAPEWAALRQRHLSIVFQDMRLFPGLTGMENILVKARLTGTIDDSGIRDMAGRLDVGGVLDRAAGTLSRGECQRIAILRALVQPFDWLLLDEPFSHLDRGNARRAAGLIKEECGKRSAGLIMADLDDDEGWFPYDMKVRI